One Primulina huaijiensis isolate GDHJ02 chromosome 8, ASM1229523v2, whole genome shotgun sequence genomic region harbors:
- the LOC140982877 gene encoding U11/U12 small nuclear ribonucleoprotein 65 kDa protein-like, protein MAEMIEEERAVTLLVRHLPEAILDDILSRLFSHYGASSVRPARVKNCAVLDFKNESFASQAQKHLHGLHFLGKSLSVERARTVAENTDIQHGRKEVTYTLSQGSSDGFRRPSEPIAEKLGVDYPFPPHFEYAYPPPDGHILTNIVNALTAVPRFYTQVLHLMNKMNIPAPFRKALPTPPLQVSVHVTPPSPPHYPPPPPLSSETNIEADMVV, encoded by the exons ATGGCGGAGATGATAGAAGAAGAAAGGGCGGTAACCCTGTTGGTTCGCCATCTTCCTGAGGCAATTCTCGATGACATTCTTTCGAGACTCTTCTCTCACTATGGTGCTTCTTCTGTCCGCCCCGCGAG GGTGAAAAATTGTGCTGTTCTTGATTTCAAGAACGAATCTTTCGCGTCTCAAGCTCAGAAACACCTCCACGGGTTGCATTTTCTTGGTAAATCTTTGTCAGTTGAGAGAGCTCGCACGGTGGCTGAAAATACCGACATTCAACACGGCAGGAAGGAAGTCACATATACTCTTTCCCAAGGTTCTTCTGATGGGTTTAGACGGCCAAGCGAACCCATTGCTGAAAAACTTGGTGTCGACTATCCATTTCCTCCCCACTTCGA ATATGCATACCCACCACCTGATGGTCATATTTTGACCAACATTGTCAACGCTCTCACTGCTGTCCCCCGCTTTTATACACAG GTTTTGCATTTGATGAACAAAATGAATATTCCGGCTCCATTTCGAAAGGCACTGCCTACTCCTCCTTTACAAGTGTCCGTGCACGTTACTCCTCCTTCACCACCACATTACCCTCCTCCTCCTCCATTATCCTCAGAAACTAATATTGAAGCGGATATGGTTGTG